Proteins from one Triticum aestivum cultivar Chinese Spring chromosome 7A, IWGSC CS RefSeq v2.1, whole genome shotgun sequence genomic window:
- the LOC123149170 gene encoding ribosomal RNA small subunit methyltransferase G isoform X1, producing MSLCCCSAGSRRLLLSRLLLGQGRQARRPLLHLRTTATAAASSSATSLSTQQQRQVSLYVEALLDWNQRMNLTAVTDESEVMTRHVVDSLAVLPPLEHAYTSRGGDISGISLVDVGSGAGLPGLILAVARPSWKFTLLESMRKRCTFLEHAVEVMELSNVDVVCDRAEGFHSTRTTQRSERRIEVANGVEAEVAVVGNISLELADGFKLLLKDVLYAPLCHRNLVSVSCLDRDNYECYFGHDKCAIWFNNAYVGDALLHDELYLLSLRGKVHSVCNGNEHVASNKEQKKRKRTHDSSKLWHCRLGHISKGRIERLVKSEILPPLEFSYLEQCIDCIKESM from the exons aTGTCGCTCTGCTGCTGCAGCGCGGGGAGCCGTCGCCTCCTCCTctcgcgcctcctcctcggccaggGCCGCCAggcccggcgccccctcctccaccttCGCACCaccgcgaccgccgccgcctcgtcctccgcCACATCTCTCTCGACGCAGCAGCAGCGCCAGGTCTCCCTCTACGTGGAAGCCCTCCTCGACTGGAACCAG AGGATGAACCTGACCGCCGTCACCGACGAGTCCGAGGTCATGACGCGCCACGTGGTTGACTCGCTCGCCGTGCTTCCTCCACTAGAGCACGCATACACCTCCCGCGGCGGCGACATTTCTGGCATCAGCCTTGTCGATGTCGGCTCTGGTGCGGGGCTCCCCGGGCTGATCCTTGCAGTTGCGCGGCCAA GCTGGAAGTTTACGCTGTTGGAGTCGATGCGGAAGCGGTGCACGTTCTTGGAGCACGCAGTTGAGGTCATGGAGCTGTCAAATGTGGATGTGGTGTGTGACCGAGCTGAG GGATTCCATTCGACGCGGACTACGCAAAGAAGCGAAAGACGCATTGAAGTGGCAAACGGAGTTGAAGCAGAAGTTGCAGTTGTCGGCAACATCTCCCTGGAGTTAGCTGATGGATTCAAGCTTCTGCTTAAAGATGTTCTATATGCTCCATTATGTCATAGAAACTTGGTTAGTGTTTCATGTTTGGACAGAGATAATTATGAATGTTATTTTGGACATGACAAGTGTGCCATATGGTTtaataatgcttatgtgggtgatgctttactacACGATGAGCTTTATTTATTATCACTACGTGGAAAAGTGCATTCTGTGTGTAATGGGAATGAGCATGTCGCAtcgaataaagaacaaaagaaaagaaagagaactcacgactcatcgaaattatggcactgtcgcttgggccatatttccaaggggagaatagaaagattagtcaaaagtgaaattcttcctccGCTAGAGTTCTCATacttagaacaatgcatagattgcATTAAGGAAAGTATGTAA